Proteins co-encoded in one Rattus rattus isolate New Zealand chromosome 5, Rrattus_CSIRO_v1, whole genome shotgun sequence genomic window:
- the LOC116900377 gene encoding olfactory receptor 5L1-like, giving the protein MLEENCSTVAQFILVGFSDVPELSGFLSSIVLLIYGVTVLANLGMTTLIQFSSQLHTPMYFFLSHLSFVDFCYSSVIVPKMLANIFNKDKAISFLACMVQFYLFCTCVVTEVFLLAVMAYDRFVAICNPLLYTVIMSSDLRIILVSGCYLCASVCSLVHLCLALEIPSFKSNVINHFFCDLPPLLGLACSDVTINKVLLFVVATFNESFSIVIIFTSYLFILITILRMRSVEGRRKAFSTCASHLTVIIVFHGTILSIYCSSTSDNSGDANKVATVFYTVVIPMLNPLIYSLRNKDVKDALRKFVNNKIYSQ; this is encoded by the coding sequence ATGCTTGAGGAAAACTGCAGCACAGTGGCACAGTTCATCCTCGTGGGATTTTCAGATGTTCCTGAGTTGAGTGGTTTTCTCTCCTCAATTGTACTTCTCATTTATGGAGTCACTGTCCTGGCCAACCTGGGAATGACTACACTGATTCAGTTCAGCTCTCAACTTCATAcccccatgtacttttttctcagCCATCTTTCCTTTGTGGACTTTTGCTACTCCTCCGTCATTGTGCCTAAAATGCTGGCTAACATCTTCAATAAGGACAAAGCCATATCATTCCTGGCATGTATGGTCCAATTCTACCTGTTTTGCACATGTGTGGTCACTGAAGTCTTCCTGCTAgctgtgatggcctatgaccgctttGTAGCCATCTGTAACCCACTACTATATACTGTCATCATGTCCTCAGATCTACGTATCATACTAGTGTCTGGCTGCTACTTGTGTGCATCAGTGTGTTCTCTGGTTCATTTGTGCTTAGCCCTTGAGATCCCATCATTTAAGTCAAATGTAATCAACCACTTCTTCTGCGATCTGCCTCCTCTCTTGGGTCTTGCTTGCTCTGATGTCACTATTAATAAAGTGCTGTTGTTTGTTGTGGCTACCTTCAATGAGAGCTTTAGTATAGTGATTATCTTCACCTCCTACTTGTTTATCCTCATCACCATCCTGAGGATGCGCTCTGTAGAGGGGAGGCGCAAAGCCTTTTCCACCTGTGCCTCCCACCTCACAGTCATCATTGTTTTCCATGGGACAATCCTTTCCATTTATTGTTCTTCCACTTCAGACAACAGTGGAGATGCTAACAAAGTGGCCACAGTGTTCTACACTGTAGTGATTCCTATGCTgaaccctttgatctacagcCTCAGAAACAAGGATGTCAAAGATGCTCTCAGGAAATTTGTGAACAATAAGATATATTCCCAATGA